A stretch of DNA from Cryptomeria japonica chromosome 4, Sugi_1.0, whole genome shotgun sequence:
taatatataatattacattatattacattatatattatataatttattttttaattcaaaattacaaataaaaatcggatatccgcttttatccgatatctgatttgcttaggtaattaccatgccaaggtgtactgacacctaggccaagcaaaaagtcaacacggattttcgtgtttttaggcaagttaaaaaggctatttttttcacatcgccactttttggcccccatgatcctgcactaaccttaacacttcaacctggttctccctcatAGTCAGTCTCAACTctgatactcattgagtacttgacagtttttctctcacatgtagaagtaacacttaATCTCTTTGCAACAGCACCatcttcttctattcaacaaccttcttcaatgattttggcttccttatttataacctagttttcccgccaaaaaccaattcaaaaacatgggcagttagggtttcctcattaaccttgaggcaaactaaatccaatcagatcttgtccgATCTGATCGCCCAGACAATTGTATGCTCATCACTGCCATTaacgtgccttcttgatcatgccttctatctttggcaatcttctttttaccttgccgactgatctcttggtcaaacacaaGGATTGGtcttgcagtttccttcatctgcctcgaTCTCTTCAATCACTCTGAGCTGGCTCTTTGTTGTCCTCTagacctcgagccgcaaacctttgcaatagctctgcaacacatcccatgatttatgggatctaccattaatgtcgaccaactctgcaactacctcatcggtgcacactccatctactgcTGCATGCAAATCCGCCACCTTGACactatgtggcatccatgtcgactaaCTGCTAGCTTGGATCGGTGTGTCAAttcagataggatcactgaccaaacactcaaccggttcTTCTTCTGCCGGTTTATTAACCCTgtcagtatctcacactttactggtTAACTTCTCATGTCTGCACTTTGCTAAACTGTTGGTGGAACATCTTATCCGGTCACCAGACATATCTATcaaagcatgctcattctcatcaggtagaGTCAAAACTATTAGCCTCTTCACTTCTTTACCGGTTCTCATGCTTACCAGTAGCCATCCTGATGACATCTTGTCATCAACCTTCAGTGGATTCCATCTAAGCCATCTGcatgccagtttcattctctattttcagctgctccacttttccttcttcatcaacaGACCGAACAACATCTTTgtcggtttgtcaagatgacaaactcattaattctttactcttccttttctgttccagcatcccaacatgccttctctttcggtctagtgcataaccttgatttcatgcactcaaggcattccttttgtttcactggtagatccggtgtgagcctttaaatacttgcctttacctcttcttccttatctcacagaactataatgcacattatgcataataggagataaagcTCTACAtactggtggagtgacaccttgtcatctgcaATCTGCGATGTACTCATGTGGcatccctgtttgtgcaacacatcttcaaacaagcacatgtgatctagtgtgggcacattcactgtcagtcatctcatcacatggtgactgcatcttcattcattgggagtcctgttgttctgcaatctcacagcatatcggtgacctattcatccttctcttcctatgttgatgtgatttaggtaacattctacctcttcatcacaaacaacaactcaagcaccttgctcatcttgCTTGTTCACTTATCATAATCTTTctagttgacaaccactcacttggttgatttgtcttctccatgtcaacacatcacttaccagttgacatcctttccttactggtgatacactgtaccggtaacctatccatctcatccacacaagtcaggcactaacttgtgtataggtgactccaatggtcatccatctgaatgacattctcttacTTACCTTACCGgtattctacaacacaaggtgatatcaaagatatctcaacttgtactcctccctaacaatgttgcacatacatctctcataccggttgacatcaatgacaacataatgccaatagtTGTCTAGTAGGGTTTTCATGAGGATGCGATTGTGGAATATCAACATTTGGGGGTTCATTATCAAGTCCTAGAAATAAACAAATTTCAATTAAAAAACCTCATTGACTCTAAATATTTAATCCAAGTTTGATAAAAAAACCACAAATACTTACTTCTTCAACCCATGTAATGTCTTGACAACATTTTGATGATGAATCCTTGAAGATGGGATGAAAAACTAGCTTGGGATGAATGAGAATGTGGATTGAGGATTTGAACCCACAAAACCATGGGAATGAACAAATGAaacatgtttttgtgtttttatgtaaTGTTTGGCATAATGCGAGTGCATTATAATGCACTTATGTTATGCCAAACATGACTTAGTTATGATTGAGCCTAAGGCTCAGTCACACCTAACCATAGTGCATGCACATTATAATGCTAGTGTGTTATAACATGCATGTGTTATGGTCCCACAGAGGGCCAAAAGGTGAAGTGGCCAATTTTTGTTTATCTTGATGCATATACCCATTTAGACACTCCCAAAAGAGCTACAAGAATTCCTCTATTTATGACCCCACTCTCCCTGTCTTCATGTTCACAATATTCCACAACTAGTTGAGGCTCTCATTCTTTAGAGTTTGAATCATCATTTGACATGACCTTGATGTAATATAATTGACCCTTGTTCAACATCTATGGTTGGGTTCCCCATATTTCTTTGGAGGGAAAAAAAAGAGCCTCTTTCTTTTTTAAGTTCATTTCTTGTATAGTAATTGGTCTTCCTTGTCATAGGGGGTGGATGTGTAGTCCTTTGTGGATTTGGATTTGAACCTTATTTCTAAAACTTTTCCTTATGATATGTAGGGGGATTTGGTTTGAAAAAGATATCTTCTCTTAAGCATTAATGGTTCAAGTGTTAGAGTTCTTATTGATTCTTATATGATGATAGGCATAAAAGCCTTAGCAATGCCTTTGAGGGAATCactaccatgattacatcccaTATACTTAAATTACCAATCCTATAAGCCTTTGCCACAACATAATATCAATCAAACTCTCCTTTTTaccaattttaaaatatataaccCTAATTGATTTATTTCTATTTAAGCACATTTTTTTACCAATTAGCTCACTTCAATAGTATTACAATACTTCACTTTTAATTATACGAGAGAAATAATTTCAATGATAGTAAGAAATAAAGTATAATAACATGAATGTGTAAAGAATTTTAAAGTTTGATTGACTTACTTTTGATTTATTAACCTAAATATTTTGTAGGGTGTGCTTTTGCCTTCATAAGTTTTTCTTCACATTAAAGTAAgctacaattacaaaaattaccgCAACAAAATAAATGCGCACAAAGACTTAATAAATTGGTAATAATAAGATGAACGCTTCCGTTACTCTTTCTAGCATATTTAACGCCTTTTGAAATTACACATGGAGACATTTGACGTTGACACGTATCAAAAAATTCTGGATTGTTCTTGAAAGACGGCGGTGTCCCTGCATCCTCTTCGACTTAAATAGAAAGCTCTGGAAATAATGTATTTATTCCATTTTCCTAACCATCTTATTTATCCGCTTCTTACTTATTTAAATGTTTCAGAGTCTTTCTGGCATCAGCTTTAATCATCAAAGGCCGCAGCTTAATACTGTTTTCAGGTAGATCTCTTTTCAACTTCATTCTCTACTTTAAGGTTAAAAAATGTCTGGGTACTGATCGTTGGTTAGCTCTTTTCATTTTTTCTGGAAATCTTCCATTGAACAGCGATTATTCTGTGCAAACTATGAATGTCTGCTTAACCTCTTATTTCTTCCCCCTTTTTTTGGTTTTAAATTCTTACTTATTTAAAATCTACTCTGTTTTTGGGCTGGGATTAAAAAATATAGATGACGAAATGGAGGGATGTCTGCATGTGTATTGACAGTAAAAATTCcaagtgattttaaaaatttcGAAGTATTATATATCTTTGTGGAAAGCGTACTAGGCTGCTCTGTGTCTTGGGTTTTTAATATTGTGTAGATAGCTATTAGGGAATTGATTATGTCTTCATAATTTTGGGCTTGTTGTACAGTTCTGTTTGAGAATGGGGTGTTTTGTGACTGGGAAGTCTTCTGTGTCGGTGGTAAATTCATGACaaagtttcaacaattttatttcatttttatttttttcaataagtgAACCTGCCGGATTTATTCCcaaggttttggttattgtttaCTAGTTTTCTTGAGAGTTTGCAGAGTGTTAAAAAATATAGCGAAAATTTTGTTTATTTGCACAATTCAATTAATTTTCCTGTGCTTTGGTTGAATTAATGAAGTTACTGTTGGGCTTATATTGAATCAATTTGCAAAACCTTTGTTCAAGAAAACTTTGAGGATACAAAGAGGGATTTTCGGTAAACAGTTGAAGCGCCAAAATGAGCGACGGAAAAATAGGTTACACAGTGGCTTCTGACAGTGAGGCGGTGAGTGATGATGTGGAAGGCAGCACTCCCTTTGTGGAGACGGCCATCGGAATTGATGTGGGAACCTGCGAGTGCCGTGTGGCGGTGTGGAGGGATTCAAAGGTGGAACTTCTGCAAAATCCAGGAGGAGAGAGGATGATGCCTTCCTATGTTCTGTTCCAGGGAGACACTCCATCCACCGGTGTAAGCTCCAACATTCCGTATCATCATCCTCTGGAACTGCTCTCCGGAAGTGCGATCTTCAATGTGAAAAGGTTAATTGGGAGGATGGACACGGACCCTGTTGTGCATAATAGTAAGAATTTGCCATTTAAGATAGAGACACTGGAAATCGGTGTTCGGCCATTTATTGCAGCACTATCTGGTGGTGTGTGGCGTTCTACCACTCCTGAAGAAGTTCTGGCTATTCTTCTTGTGGAGTTGAGAGCCATGGCGGAGGTCCAGCTGGGACGAGCTGTGCGAAATGTTGTGTTGACGATGCCTGTTTCCTTCAGTCGGTTTCAGCAGACTCGTATTGAGAGAGCTTGTGCCATGGCCGGCTTACATGTTCTTCGGATGATGCCAGAGCCCACGGCAGCGCTTCTTTTGTATGCTCAACACCAACAGATGGTGCCTCAGGGGAATTCAGGAAGTGTGTCTGAGAAGCTTGCAGTTATTTTTAACATGGGTGCTGGGTTCTGCGATGTTGCCGTTGCTGCAACAGCTGGGGGAGTTTCACAGATTAAAGCCCTTGCAGGGGCTGCCATTGGTGGTGAAGACATTTTGCAGAATGTTATGCGGTATGTTGCCCCAGAAATATATCCCCTTTCTGTGAGTAAAAGTGGAGAGGCAGCTAGAATAGTAGGCATGCTTCGAATCGCTACTCAGAATGCCATCCACACACTGTCTTCCCATGATAGTGCTTCTATAGAAATTGACTTGAGTAATGAGATGAAGATATCCAATACTCTGCTACGAAATGATTTTGAGAAAATCAATTATGAAGTGTTTCAGAAGTGTGAGAACCTAATTGCCCAATGCTTACATGATTCACAGATAGATGTGGAGAATATAGCAGATGTTATACTTGTGGGTGGTTGCTCACACATTCCTAAAATTCGCAGTCTGCTATTGAGTCTCTGTCAAAGCAAGGCTGTATATGAGGGTTTGAAACCACTGGAGGCAGCAGTATGTGGTGCTGCTCTAGAAGGGGCAATTGCATCTGGAGTTTGTGATCCTAACCTTGAGCTGCTAACCATTCAAGCAACTCCTTTGAGCCTGGGTGTTAGGGCTGATGGCACTAATGTTATCTCCATTGTTCACAGGAATGCCACTATTCCAGCAAGCAAGGATGCATATTTCACTACTAGTTATGACAATCAGTCTGATGCTCTCATTATAGCGTATGAAGGTGAAGGGAAGAAAATGGGGGAGAATCATCTCTTGGGGTTTTTTAAACTGTCAGGAATTCCTCCTGCTCCCAGAGGTGTTCCATTAATTAATGTCTGTATGGATGTTGATGCAGCAAATGTGCTGAGAGTTTTCGCTGGTGTGACAATGCCAGAGTCTAAGACCCCTGTTATTCCTTATGTTGAAGTTAGGATGCCAAATATCGATGATGGTCATGGGTGGGGCATTGAAGCACTTCTCAAAAAGTATGGTACATCTCTCGACATTTGCACTGCACAAAAGTATCCTCAGAAGCAAGAGTAAAGGTATGCAATCAAGTTGTGGTCCTAGGATTTAGACTCAGGGTGGGTAAGGGTACTGTTAATAAAAGTTTGTGCTGGAGATTGAAATAAATTTCAGAGGAGCTTCCATGATGTCAATATTTTTCTTGTCCATCTAAACTTAAGTATTTCTTCGAGTTTCGTATACATGTAATAATACAATGCTCTTAACCGTGAAGTAATAACATCTATACAGTGTTTGAGCCATTACTTAATATCTTGTGACTCATCTTGGGTTTTCAAATTTTTAGGTTTATGGGCCTCTTTTGTTTTAAATCCGATAAGTAGAAGTTTTCAGAACAGCATCATTTGTGTTTTGATTTTTATAATGTGGCAGTAGTGAATTTCCTCTATGCATAAATGGAACAGTTCTTTAAACAGTAAATCCAGGAATAAATTATAGCTTACAGGACAAGTAGAAGAAAGTCAGAGCAAGGATAGTGTGAGACTGAAAAAGAACATCTAAAGCTTTGCCTTTCGCCTTATGCAAACCATGTGAAAATGAGACAGAGTTTGCTTCAGAAAAAAGAATTCAATTAAGGCAGTTCAACTGaccagaagaaaatgaagagattgTGTTTTAAAGAAATGCAGGGCTTGGAATTCTCTCCTTCTGAATCATGGCAGACTGTTTGTATGGGTCTAGATTGCAATACCCCTCGTTAAAAAATAAAAtgtgattttattcattttttaagaTAGTATCTTCATTTGGAGATTGTTTATATATTTTAAAGAGGCATTTACTGATCCATGTTGTGAAGCCCCCTTTCTTAATTGTTGACGGTGTTCCTTTTGAGGTGCAATGGCAGAATTCTTGATTAGGGTGTTATTTTTGAGCTGTAATCACAGATTTCTTGATTATTGTTGTATAAGTTTGGCTGTTacatacaaggaaatcaatgttggtAGCAGTGTAATTTTTAGTCTTCTAATAAAATTCCTATTGATAGAGGAAAGAGGAGCCCCATATCTGCACTAGTAAATCATGGTATATAACTTGCATTGCAGTGGTATGGGAAGAAAACCTGAGAAAACACAGAAATTCCATTCCTATGAAAGCTGCCAAAGGATAGAAAGCCAAAATTGGCAGCAAGttcgaaaattcaaattttgaaaggtTGCTTTGCACGGAGGAATATATAATTACTTCCTGCCTATCCAAAATTTTAAAGGTTGTTGGCGTTAGATGTCAATTGGTATATCAAAGTTAAGCAATCAATATATCAATTGTTATACCAATTGATATAACAGTTGATATCAACTGATATAATTGTTCTTTCTAGGGTTCTTATTGcatgtgtatttttttattttttttgtatatctGTTGATATATTGGTATATCAACAATCAAGAACAATTTCTGTTGATCATGTTTAATGTACATGAacaatcaaaatatttaaaatttaatatatattgatTGTATCTATATTAAAATTCTATATGTATAGATCATTGTTTGTTGTAGTTTGTCTTGTTCTTGTGCATCATCTTATTActattcattttatatttttagatTAACTTCATATGTCTGTTTATTCATCTTCCAATTGAATAAAGTTGAATTATTAGTCTATATGATTTTTGAGGTATAAAaatttatatgcattttttttggtTTATATCACTTGATATATTGGTCAGCAGATCATATTTGATATACACTAACAATCAAAatatatgaaatttaatatttACTGATTGTATTTATATtaaaattgtaaaattgaaattttATTGATTGTATTTATATTAAAATTGTAAAATTGTATATGTATTGATTATTGGTGTATTTAAATTAAAATTGTATGTGTACATCAAGAATTAATACATACAAAATTTAATTTCACATAATAGAATGTCACGTTTCCTTCAACAATTCTAGCATTTGAACATTTCTCGATTAAGCtaaattaatagaaaaataataattttaatatttatttacaataacatctaatatttttaaattatcttcaaaaaaatttaatattaaaattaataattcgGTTAAAATCCAAATGAGTTGTGGGATGTTTTGAAATACTCTTaatcttttttatattaaaagaagCGAAAATTAGGGGAACAAATGTTAGCACTCTATCAAAAACCTTAAACATATTATGATAAACTTAATAAAACCTTAAACATattatgataaacttataaggcattgaggggggtgaatcagtgcaagcaataacaatatgaatttgatcaccaacctgaacaacttaaaacttaacaagtataagaggaatatcaccacataagctaatgcccaataaaaacaAATTCTACATAACACGAGATTAATACCCAATAAAAACAAATTTTACATAACATGAAATTTATacgtgggaaaaaccatggtgggagttaatatcTACAAGATTCACTATCAGTAGAATATAAATCttaaccgattaaggtcttacaaacatgtcctgttaggagtagaccCGGCTAGGatttactcggttaagggatttaaatgataagccctgttaggagctttgacctgctaggatcaacctcgcaagaggatttaacactttgATCTAGAGTTACCTgctaggatcaacctcgcaagaggatttaacactctgatctAGAGTtatctagttaagggatttacaaagtgagccctgttaggactTACTCGGTTAGAATATTttattgttgtaactgttaggataacaacagttcaaatgatcttcaagtaacacctctgtgtctgataagatctgcttcagatcctcaaaacatcaatacagagcttcactaatcacaatctcaatattcaccttcgatcttatatctatctcataactcatcacacattttatagacatcaactaagttgactacaaccttggaacaatttcctaggttcaatgaatttagaCAAAATAATATTACACGTCGAACCTATGTCGACCATCGACATAACAAATCAAAATCTGTGTcgttttaccgatttaagtgactttctcactaccggttaagtgttcatcagaatacctactctgtacatcaaatctcacttGTCCGATTGAATCTGCCAATGTGGTCATTAACATAGCTCCAAATTCGTGTCTCTAGCACTCTTGAAAAACTgcatcattcaactcttcatcaattcCCTGTATCGGTTGCAtgttgcatgaatgcaactttgtctttgtttaCCTGTTAAGAACCTATTTACCGGTTCACTGGTAAATTGTCATCTCTATCAATTATACTttaccggttggcttccaagacttagatgaccacaaatatattgttgtcatcaatgacaacacaagacttagtcatcaaacatgaatctcaatctcttcatcacatttgcCAATCAATCATTTACCTGTTGCATATCACAACAGTCTTTACctgttcagtcaaatgccaacattctccccctttggaattgatggcaacacttacgaatttttttttgtcaactaagtgtgcaaaacaaaaattgacttcatgacatatactcccccttagcaattgtgtGCTATTACAAAAATTAAAAGACTTATACTGCTACTCTCCCTTTACTTTTCCATACAAAATTTTGACCGACTCTTcaagtattactccccctttgacaacaatgccaatcaaagaagtaaatacatgaaagataaatacatttacatcaaaatttgcatcaaaattgcatagcatatatagatataggagttcaaaatgtttttacaatgcaatcttagAAAAAACATCATTAAAATGTGATTTCAACTGCGTCAAATCATTATGCCAGGTTTCCAAAATAGTGTcggttatctccacatgtgtccCCATCTATCCAACAAAATCCTCCATGGCATCTAGAGTTCTTATCTCCTGTGTAGCAAGAATAGATTCAGATTCTTTATAGGCTCTCTGCAAGATTTCCACCTTCGGTATCAGTTGTGTCTGTAATTCCTACAGTGATTTGATCCTCTTAACCTGTTCATGTTCATAAACTTTCAGCTTATGCTGAAGTTCTACAACCATTTTGCCATATTTAATAGCAGAGTAATTAAGGGGCTTGAATGACTCgctaagaacttcaagttcttgctcaacttccttcttcttcctcaaatCAGTACAAACACAATGAAAATTTGGAAATGGTTGCAAGTATTTTACCTCCGGTTTCAAGTCctttcaaatagtccttattgatagtaagagcaactttccctttatcaattttAGTCATCAATTGCTCAGTTCTTTTCTTCTTGCTATCCTTCTCAACACTAACATAAGTTGCATCCTCAAAAGATTTCATATGTTCTCCGACATCAtaaacaagttgtccaagcttgtcaataggagtaaAAATTATCAGAATCAGTCTCTAGTAGGAGACAtgacaaaatctcaacaacattCCTTATTGTCTATGTCTCCTtctgttgttctttcatcctcttctatttggtccgggattgcatggcagttgcaatctccatcaactcagttgAGCTCAAATTATCCATGTCTAGTGGACCTCTGATACCTAtagcattatcatcatcatcatctataatTTTCTTattagaatcaagtgacaaaggtgtcactttaggttcagtcttcttctttgcattttcatttttcttttcattttcttgtaCCGGTGGGGGCTGTGTATCGACAGTTTGAGTAACTACCGGTGGCtcctcatctttcttttcttcctgtcccCGTTCCTATTCCTGTTCATGTTGCTCAAACATTTCAACATCAATATCTTGTACATTTACATTGTTAGGAGCACCAACATCATCATTATTACTGGTATCATCATCACCAGGGATAATCCTAGGTTCAGTTTGTGTGTTCACTGGTTGATTATCCAACACAATTTCATCAGACTTATAATCAGTTATTTTAACACATTTCAAAAGATCTTTAGCCTCAAACTTCTCCGGttcaacttcttcctcttcatcctgAATCAGACCCAATACCTTTTTCAAAATTTGTTCATTCTCTTCATGGATTGATTGGATTTCACCAATTAatattcttgtcaaccttttcttcgaCCTAAAAGATGACTTTGCCTTAGCAAGAATTTCATCTAGCTCTTCCTCAGTAGCTTCAAGGTGCAAGTTGCAAGTTTTTCAGAAAATATTCAATGTATTCTCTATCGTGTTTCATGGTTGCCTGCCATCTAGCATCAATTATATTATACAATAAATTTGGAATttgcccttgcaattcaattagggccttgttgtatttattcatcatgtaaaCAATTGCATCTTCTATTTCCCTTTGCTCATCTTTACTAAACTTATCAAAGAGTTTCTTCAAACCAGTCAATATATCATACTCTTTAATGCTTCttattaaattttcaagaggtgtaTGCTTGATTACCGGTTTCTTTGGAGATTTCGCAGTTGGAGTACCAACACCCTTTGACCTTTTGCCACTAGCCCTTAGGGATTTCTTCTCTCCTTCGGATTCAGTCTCTTCTTCATCAGCGTCTATCAGTTTATGTGCTTGTTGTTTTTTCCTTTTAGCAATTTTAATCGGTGCAGTAGGTGGTTCAACAATCTTTCCTTTTCTCGGGAACTGAATCTTCGAAGGTTTCTCCTTCTTAGTTTCTACTAGTTTCTACTTCTTAATTTCTACTGGTTTCTCCTTCTTAACAACTGCtggtttttctttctctacaaccttctcctTTTCAGCTCTTGTCTTTACACTGGTGGGAGTATCAGTTGGTGCACTTGATGTTCCAACCTATTGAGAAACATGCTTT
This window harbors:
- the LOC131062545 gene encoding heat shock 70 kDa protein 8, giving the protein MSDGKIGYTVASDSEAVSDDVEGSTPFVETAIGIDVGTCECRVAVWRDSKVELLQNPGGERMMPSYVLFQGDTPSTGVSSNIPYHHPLELLSGSAIFNVKRLIGRMDTDPVVHNSKNLPFKIETLEIGVRPFIAALSGGVWRSTTPEEVLAILLVELRAMAEVQLGRAVRNVVLTMPVSFSRFQQTRIERACAMAGLHVLRMMPEPTAALLLYAQHQQMVPQGNSGSVSEKLAVIFNMGAGFCDVAVAATAGGVSQIKALAGAAIGGEDILQNVMRYVAPEIYPLSVSKSGEAARIVGMLRIATQNAIHTLSSHDSASIEIDLSNEMKISNTLLRNDFEKINYEVFQKCENLIAQCLHDSQIDVENIADVILVGGCSHIPKIRSLLLSLCQSKAVYEGLKPLEAAVCGAALEGAIASGVCDPNLELLTIQATPLSLGVRADGTNVISIVHRNATIPASKDAYFTTSYDNQSDALIIAYEGEGKKMGENHLLGFFKLSGIPPAPRGVPLINVCMDVDAANVLRVFAGVTMPESKTPVIPYVEVRMPNIDDGHGWGIEALLKKYGTSLDICTAQKYPQKQE